The following are encoded together in the Zygosaccharomyces rouxii strain CBS732 chromosome C complete sequence genome:
- a CDS encoding uncharacterized protein (similar to uniprot|Q04336 Saccharomyces cerevisiae YMR196W Hypothetical ORF), whose protein sequence is MSMDQLRKELVDSTREEQKLKENREHKKYWYRWGPYLSERSWATVREDYSLDGDAWNFFPFEHANSRVFRWGEDGLFGVSDNRQLLCMNVALWNGKDERLKERLFGLTNHQGNHGEDVKELYFYLDNTPTHSYMKSLYKYPFAKPFPYKQLVDENAQRGLNDKEFEVYEVDGLYKDNATGDTPYFDVVFEMAKRDENPEDLNFRITVHNRSKTEHGSLHVAPQVLFRNVWAWKSCPDTSKLVQDSKAKNMIHVDHHKFGGRQIVFQPSPSAENSSCQEDVDPELLFTGNESNLKKLFSNETNPAPFTKDAIEEYLVHGNKDAVNPEHKGTKAAAVYHFEDIPPGEYVTVRYKFSDELVEGENLFRTDDLAIIDEDVFDGIFSEREEEADNFYWRVNPLPAGDELRTIQRQAFAGLLWTKQFYNLTWDEWYNGDVSIKPPPQKGRAGGRNKNWKHLYIEDILSMPDKWEYPFFASWDTAFHTIPIAMVDPDFAKKQLDVMTREWYMHPNGQMPAYEWNFEDVNPPVHVWAAYRVYKIERNLYGRQDRLFLERVFQKLLLNFTWWVNRKDAEGNNVFEGGFLGLDNIGIFNRSEALPTGGRLEQADSTGWMAFYCLQMLNIALELAIENPVYEDIASKFFEHFILINDSLSFEHIVDNTKEGFPEIVRQNLWNEEDQFYYDAISWGGPHRQQLPVRSLVGLIPLYASMTLEDGLLKKFPSFKKRVDWFIENKSEVVERNIASMRRRGVGERILLSLVNADRLKAILKRTLDESEFLSTYGIRSLSKYHEKHPFQMNVNGSHYEVKYLPAESDSGMFGGNSNWRGPIWFPTTFLLVESLQRFHLYYGDDFKVECPAGSGEFLNLAEVAVEIGSRMIQLFTPNEEGDRACYYGPYQKFLSTDEHFKGLVPFFEYFDGDTGRGLGASHQCGWTALVAKWVSDVGVSFVRTRHPSEYGDANLRHRQMARRKSARSLLSFTATALDLTEEEKHLLHGQSALSAQSSAASGKSINFKEEFQFEEEKKHELNSSDAHKSESKLIEHLKDKIGGLTFGGGSGGNLEEVKPELSCQYNENK, encoded by the coding sequence ATGAGCATGGATCAATTGAGGAAAGAACTGGTGGACTCTACCAGGGAGGAGCAGAAATTAAAGGAGAACAGAGAACATAAAAAGTATTGGTACCGCTGGGGTCCATACTTGAGTGAACGTTCATGGGCTACTGTTCGTGAAGATTACTCCCTTGACGGTGATGCCTGGAATTTTTTCCCCTTTGAACATGCTAACTCAAGAGTCTTCCGTTGGGGTGAAGATGGGTTATTCGGTGTTTCCGATAATAGACAATTACTGTGTATGAACGTTGCCCTATGGAACGGTAAAGACGAAAGattgaaagaaagattGTTTGGTTTGACCAACCACCAAGGTAATCACGGTGAAGATGTTAAGGAACTATACTTCTACTTAGACAACACCCCAACTCACTCTTACATGAAGAGTTTGTACAAATATCCATTCGCTAAACCATTCCCTTACAAGCAACtagttgatgaaaatgcaCAACGTGGATTGAATGACAAGGAGTTTGAAGTTTACGAAGTAGATGGTTTGTACAAAGATAATGCTACTGGCGATACTCCCTACTTCGATGTTGTCTTTGAAATGGCGAAGCGTGATGAAAATCCTGAGGATTTAAACTTTAGAATAACGGTTCACAACCGTAGTAAGACTGAGCACGGTTCTCTACATGTCGCTCCCCAGGTGTTGTTTAGAAATGTTTGGGCGTGGAAGAGCTGTCCCGATACCTCTAAATTGGTTCAAGATTCGAAGGCTAAGAATATGATTCATGTGGATCACCATAAGTTTGGTGGTCGTCAAATAGTTTTCCAACCTTCTCCAAGTGCTGAAAATTCTTCCTGTCAGGAGGATGTGGACCCGGAACTATTATTCACTGGTAACGAGTCTaacttgaagaaattattcAGTAACGAAACAAATCCGGCTCCCTTTACCAAAGATGCAATTGAGGAATATTTAGTTCATGGTAATAAAGATGCTGTTAACCCCGAACACAAAGGTACTAAGGCTGCTGCCGTTTACCACTTCGAGGACATCCCTCCAGGGGAGTACGTTACTGTTCGTTACAAGTTCTCTGACGAATTGGTTGAAGGTGAGAACTTGTTCAGGACCGATGACTTGGCtattattgatgaagacgtCTTTGATGGTATCTTTTCTGAGCGTGAAGAAGAGGCTGATAACTTTTATTGGCGTGTTAACCCATTACCGGCCGGTGATGAACTAAGGACCATTCAGAGACAAGCATTTGCCGGTTTACTATGGACTAAGCAGTTCTACAACCTGACTTGGGATGAATGGTACAATGGTGATGTCAGTATCAAACCTCCTCCACAAAAGGGTAGAGCAGGTGGTAGAAATAAAAACTGGAAACACTTGTACATTGAAGATATTTTATCGATGCCAGATAAATGGGAGTATCCTTTCTTTGCATCTTGGGATACCGCTTTCCATACCATTCCAATTGCTATGGTGGATCCAGATTTCGCAAAGAAACAATTGGATGTCATGACCAGAGAGTGGTACATGCATCCTAACGGTCAAATGCCAGCCTATGAATggaattttgaagatgttaaCCCTCCAGTTCATGTTTGGGCAGCTTACCGTGTTTACAAGATTGAAAGGAATTTGTATGGCAGACAAGATAGATTATTCTTGGAGCgtgttttccaaaaattgttgttAAACTTCACTTGGTGGGTTAACCGTAAGGATGCTGAAGGTAATAATGTTTTTGAAGGTGGTTTCTTAGGTCTAGATAATATTGGTATCTTTAACCGTTCTGAAGCATTGCCAACCGGGGGCAGATTGGAACAGGCAGATTCTACAGGTTGGATGGCCTTCTACTGTTTGCAAATGTTAAATATTGCCCTAGAGTTGGCGATTGAAAACCCAGTTTACGAAGATATCGcatccaaattctttgagcacttcatcttgatcaaCGACTCTTTGTCCTTCGAACACATCGTCGATAATACCAAGGAAGGTTTCCCAGAAATTGTAAGGCAGAACTTGTGGAACGAAGAAGACCAATTTTACTACGATGCTATCTCTTGGGGTGGTCCTCACAGACAGCAACTACCGGTAAGGTCATTGGTGGGTTTGATTCCACTATATGCTTCGATGactttggaagatggaCTACTTAAGAAGTTTCCAAgtttcaagaaaagagttgACTGGTTTATCGAAAACAAGAGTGAAGTTGTTGAAAGGAACATTGCATCCATGCGTCGTAGAGGTGTCGGTGAAAGAATATTACTATCCCTTGTTAACGCTGACAGATTGAAAGCTATCTTAAAACGTACGTTGGACGAGAGCGAGTTCTTATCCACTTATGGTATCAGATCTTTATCCAAGTACCATGAGAAACATCCATTCCAGATGAACGTTAATGGTAGCCACTACGAAGTAAAGTACTTACCAGCAGAATCTGATTCTGGTATGTTTGGTGGTAACTCCAACTGGAGAGGTCCAATTTGGTTCCCAACTACTTTTTTACTGGTAGAATCTTTACAAAGATTTCACCTATACTACGGTGATGATTTCAAGGTCGAATGCCCAGCTGGTTCtggtgaatttttgaatttggcTGAAGTTGctgttgaaattggttcCCGTATGATCCAATTGTTCACTCCCAACGAAGAGGGTGATCGTGCTTGCTACTACGGTCCATATCAGAAGTTCTTATCTACTGATGAGCATTTTAAGGGCCTAGTTCCATTCTTTGAGTACTTTGACGGTGATACCGGTCGTGGTTTAGGTGCCTCTCACCAATGTGGTTGGACCGCTTTGGTAGCCAAATGGGTTAGCGATGTTGGTGTTTCATTTGTTAGGACTCGTCACCCCTCTGAATATGGTGATGCCAATCTTCGTCACAGACAAATGGCAAGACGTAAGAGTGCTCGCTCCTTGCTAAGTTTTACTGCTACTGCTCTTGATCTAACCGAGGAAGAAAAGCACTTGTTACATGGTCAATCTGCTTTAAGCGCACAGTCTAGCGCTGCATCAGGTAAAAGTATCAATTTCAAGGAGGAATTCCagtttgaagaagaaaagaagcaTGAGTT
- a CDS encoding uncharacterized protein (no similarity) — protein sequence MGLDGKVLATLLDRCVFSGNPFSSRESGPWGIHHHAGSVWVSQLQRERSNWLVVEVGMKLSLARSLCTLFSI from the coding sequence ATGGGACTTGATGGTAAAGTGCTAGCTACATTGCTAGACAGATGCGTTTTCAGTGGAAACCCATTCTCAAGCCGCGAATCCGGACCCTGGGGTATTCATCATCATGCGGGAAGCGTGTGGGTTTCTCAGCTACAGAGGGAAAGATCTAACTGGTTGGTAGTTGAAGTTGGTATGAAGTTAAGTCTTGCGCGGAGCCTGTGTACGTTGTTTAGCATTTGA
- a CDS encoding uncharacterized protein (no similarity) encodes MHVQLSAYDHLTHPHRLRYPAGSPRSMSTESISSPHSTKLTLISQHPTRYRRHVTAVPPTTTPSSHSVHSSQCSLFLIIAAPLWLSLRCPPAPNNRLHRLCPCKRTNMSSASQHPIHCHRASTVTEYSYPSRTPLDPIATALRQRLRYRYPSILTRAASKHSFGSFLKEQTISVRLTSAT; translated from the coding sequence ATGCATGTCCAGCTGTCAGCATATGACCATCTTACACATCCACACAGACTTCGATATCCAGCTGGCTCACCTCGCTCAATGTCTACTGAGTCGATCAGCTCCCCCCACAGCACCAAATTAACACTCATATCCCAGCACCCAACACGTTACCGCCGCCACGTAACAGCAGTTCCTCCAACCACTACCCCCAGTTCCCACTCAGTTCACAGCTCTCAATGCTCGCTCTTTCTTATCATAGCAGCCCCGCTATGGTTATCTCTCCGATGCCCCCCTGCTCCCAACAACCGCCTACATAGACTCTGCCCATGTAAAAGAACCAATATGAGTTCTGCTTCCCAACACCCGATACATTGCCACCGTGCTTCCACGGTGACTGAATACAGCTATCCCTCAAGAACCCCCCTAGATCCCATTGCCACCGCCTTACGACAGCGGCTAAGATACAGATACCCCTCCATCCTTACGAGGGCAGCGAGCAAGCAcagttttggttcttttttaaaagaacaGACGATATCAGTCCGTTTGACATCCGCGACTTGA
- a CDS encoding uncharacterized protein (some similarities with uniprot|Q04329 Saccharomyces cerevisiae YMR195W): MSLPEVFQFSVPPSLLSDTITEPEESTYQEELLATPLLIEDEVFKLDMDETLIEEDHKNLELFSWQSDDREFANAAQDNYRLWLASGN; encoded by the coding sequence ATGAGTTTACCAgaagttttccaattcagcGTACCACCCTCTCTACTTTCGGATACGATAACGGAGCCAGAAGAAAGTACAtaccaagaagaattactGGCGACACCGCTACTGatagaagatgaagttttcaaattagaTATGGATGAAACTCTAATAGAGGAAGATCATAAGAATTTGGAACTATTCAGTTGGCAATCCGATGACCGTGAATTTGCAAATGCTGCTCAAGATAACTACAGACTATGGCTAGCGAGTGGTAACTAA
- the CMC4 gene encoding Cmc4p (similar to uniprot|Q3E7A9 Saccharomyces cerevisiae YMR194C-B), with the protein MAQQTPSCKPQACAIQNCLFSNNYNESRCDQAINDLYRCCEKFYKETNSKGVTPCCPKPDLLRTKMTQRGLQEE; encoded by the coding sequence ATGGCTCAACAGACACCCAGCTGCAAACCACAGGCATGCGCCATACAAAATTGTCTCTTTTCCAATAACTACAATGAGTCTCGATGTGACCAAGCTATCAATGACCTTTACAGGTGCTGTGAAAAGTTTTACAAGGAAACTAACTCCAAGGGTGTCACACCCTGTTGTCCTAAACCAGACCTACTAAGAACTAAGATGACTCAGCGTGGGTTACAAGAAGAATGA